GAAGCACCTTTGCGACCTCACCAGCGCCGTCGGTGTCTGCTCCTCCTGCCTCCGGGAACGCCTCACCGCCCTCATCGAGGCCCAAACCAAGGCCCAGGCCCAGCTTTCTCGGCTCCACTCCCGGACCTCCGCGCCGCCCGATGAACCGAAGCGCAAGTCCGACCCGAACCCCCCGCCTCTCATCTTCCCTCGCTCCGTCTCCCCCTACGTTTCTCGAAGAAAATCGGACGACTCCACGTGGCACCACAACCACCGTCCAGAtcatcaaaaccagcaacagCAGCACCGAATCCGATTCTACAGTACGCCCCAGGTGGGCCCCACCTACAACAGCGCCACCAGCACCAACATTGAAGGGTCGTGCAGGAAGACCAAGACCAAGTTCTCGCTCTTCTCGAGCCTTTTCCGGTCCAGATCCGATAAGTTTTGGTCGGATCCTAGTTCTTCGACGGTTCAGCCCACGTCGTCCACCTCGGCTTCGTCGCCGTCGTGGTTCTCGGCGATCTTCTCCGGAAAACGACGGAATCGATCGAAGCAGCTCTACGCCGACGAGTCCAACAACACCGGCGGGCAGAGACCTCGCGGGTTGTCGCCTGATATAACGCCCGATCCCTTCGAGGACTGCGAGCGATCGCGGTCAGGCAGCGGGGACTCTTCGGGGGCGACCCCGGAGTGGAAGCGGACACCGGCGCTGGCTCCATCGTCGACTCGGAGGACACGTGTTGGCCAGGGGAAGAACAACGTCTCGGGTCTGGCGTTTTGCCTGAGCCCGCTAGTTCGGGCCAGCCCGAACCGGAACTGGGGCCAGAAGGGGTTGCCGCCGGAGTTCGCCGGCGAGATTCGGGTTGCGGCGGCGTTTTGCAAGAACCGGTCGAGGAAGCTGGTGGATTTCGGTAGAGCCAATCCTAACCGTTGATCGTACTGTTGACAACCGCACTCTTGTTTATGGCGTTTGTCTGTCGGAAGTACGATTTTGCCCCCTTcatctttagttttttttttttttttttttctttttcaaattttcattttttaaacatATGGATGGTAATGTAAAAGGGAA
The Prunus dulcis chromosome 2, ALMONDv2, whole genome shotgun sequence DNA segment above includes these coding regions:
- the LOC117617161 gene encoding uncharacterized protein LOC117617161, whose translation is MRCKKHLCDLTSAVGVCSSCLRERLTALIEAQTKAQAQLSRLHSRTSAPPDEPKRKSDPNPPPLIFPRSVSPYVSRRKSDDSTWHHNHRPDHQNQQQQHRIRFYSTPQVGPTYNSATSTNIEGSCRKTKTKFSLFSSLFRSRSDKFWSDPSSSTVQPTSSTSASSPSWFSAIFSGKRRNRSKQLYADESNNTGGQRPRGLSPDITPDPFEDCERSRSGSGDSSGATPEWKRTPALAPSSTRRTRVGQGKNNVSGLAFCLSPLVRASPNRNWGQKGLPPEFAGEIRVAAAFCKNRSRKLVDFGRANPNR